The genomic window CTCCTGCCGTCTTCCCCCGTcttccccccgtcctcccctgtcctcccctgtcctcccctgtcctcccccccgtcctcccctgtcctcccccctCACACTGAGGGAAGAACACACCCACGCTAAACGCTGGAGGTGTCGGGTTAACAAACATGGCTTCTTCAAACTGTTCTTTACCAGNNNNNNNNNNNNNNNNNNNNNNNNNNNNNNNNNNNNNNNNNNNNNNNNNNNNNNNNNNNNNNNNNNNNNNNNNNNNNNNNNNNNNNNNNNNNNNNNNNNNTTCATGCGTGTGCTatgctgtaaatgtgtgtgtcacatGTTCCACCTACCGACCAATAGGAGGAGACTCTCCTGTTTAATAGCACCTGTGCGAATCAGACGTTCGAACGGTGTGAGCTAAATAAGACGATCCTCAAAGAAATTCgggagggaggcggggaggaAACGGCGTCGGGCCGTGAAAGGATGACAGGCCGACACACTAAAACAGCAGTAACCACGGCAACAACGAAGCAACAGACGCTCCcgaataaatgaaagaaagcaaCAGTAGTACCACAACACCCGGCGAACCAGGGCACAGCAGCGTCTTCTGATTATCCGGCTGgtttgttcattttattttgaaattactTGTTTTCCTTCTTTACTTTTGAATGTGTTCTCTCGTTGTGGCTGTTTAGAAACGACACCCGGCCTTGACGACCGTATTTCTACAATACAATGGAAGGGCAGAAACGTGAACCCTCAATGTTCATTGGctagagatggaggaggcgGGACAAGCCGTCTAATCTAAACTGCATAGACCGTCCGTCTCCTTCAGaacctcctcctgcccccccccccccccccccccggttggaTAGGTGCCACAAGGAGGAGAGAGTGTTGTCATAGAAACCTGCCACCTTGAAATGACACCCCTCCCACTAATGATGCTTTTCCAACCGGCGTGCGTAGAAATACTTCGGCGTGTCACGCTCTTTTCTCGTTGTTTTTGGAAGTGGCGTTTGGCAGGCGGGACTTCACCCGTCTAAATGACTCGATAGGCTGACTGGGGCGAGTGACAGGAGTGAGCGACCAATTGGAGGCGGTCGAAAGGAGTGGCTGAGCCAACGGCGGGgttagcccctcccctccccagaAACACGGGGACAAAGTCGGTCGTAACAAACAGCCAGAGGGCGCCAGAGCTTTCCAGAGGACGGACACGCCCTGGAATAGCCCAACAACCAgacggcgtttgtctgtcagtCACCATCACCGCCCTCAGACACTCAAGACACAAAGAAAACTTCAAAGGGAAGGCAAACCAACGAAGAAGACGACGTGATATTATGGGTCGTGATTGTTCACGGGTCGCTAGCCCGTGTGCCGCTTCGCTTCGTATGTTCGATACATACGCGCGTCTTGAATACTACGCCTGCTCGAACCCTCTGCTGCGCGGCGCGTTTCGGTCGGCTACTCGGGGGCGGTGTTTTTTCGTGGTGCTTTTTTGAACCCCGCCCAACCCCGCGGCGTTTCCTCCTATCTGGGATTTGACTGATTTCTCTCCCGAGCTGATTGGTTATCTGtcttgcatttgtgtgttcaaGTTTTAATGTTGTTCTCGTTGGTGTTTCTTGTCTCTGCTGGCGGTCGGATGGTCGGTCGGTTGGCATTCGGTCATTACGGcggcagggggcggagctcttAGAAGCCCAGCGTGCCGCCGATGGTCGACGCCAGGACCACGCCCAGCACGACGCAGCAGATGATGATCATGATCTTCTTCTGCAGGGCGACAGGAGAGACGCCCTCAATCTGTCGTTCTGCAATGGATTCTGGGAGCGGTAGTTCCCGACACTCACCTTGCGGGCCTGGCTCTGGTACTTGACGGCCTTCTTGGTGTCGGATACGGCCCGCTCCACGTAGTCGACGGAGTGTTCGACGTTGTACTCGATTCTGTCGATCATCTCTCCCTGAAACCGGAACGCACACATCAAAGAGTTGAACGCGTGACGCCCGAGCgccccgtgtcccgtgtcccgtgtccctcGCCGCGCCACGCACCTGGCTCTCCACCAGCATCGCCATGTCGACGAACATGTCGTGCAGCTCGCGGATGCTGTTTTCAAGCTTGATGATCTCGGTGTGTCGGGTCTCGATCTCGTTCAGGGCCTGTTTGGTCATCTGTGAGTCCATTTTGATCTGCGATGACAACATGAAAGGCATTCAGCCCGAACGTCTTTGATGTAGCGAGGAGAATCAAAAGTACGGGATATCTCTTTCTACCCGGACGGGCGTGAAGGACAAACGAAATGTTACAAGTATTACCTGCATaaatgggcttttattttgaaggtcagGTGGGGCGGGGCCGACCGACTTACCTGCTCCCAGAATAATTTAACACCAGCTGTAAACCTTGTCTTTCTGATCATCCACTGGTCAGTggactgtgacatcacaggtggGTGCGGTCTCAACCAGATCTGCTCAGCAGCACAGCCGGCTGCGCTTCAGCTGGGGTCACATGACCCGAtgtgagcttttattttgaaggagcgAATGAGAACACGAGGTGACTCCGTCAAAATAAGAGCGCCTCGGCGCAGCGTCTTCCACGTCTCGTGACAGCGGCCATATTCACTTGATGTTTCAGCGCACCTTGTGGCCGTTCCCCACCCAGGAGACATTATGGGATGCAGAACGGCTCGGTGCTTACATCATCGGTGAAGATGGCCAGCTTGCCACTCTCCAACATGTCCTCGAGTTCCTCGTTGGTGGTGGTTCTCCCAGCTGCAGGCAGAACACGGAACAGAGAGAACATCAGGATACGGGTCACATGGTACCGCACGGGTCACATGGTACCGCACGGGTCACATGGTACCGCACGGGTCGCATGGTACCGCACGGGTCACATGGTACCTCACGGGTCACATGGTACCGCACGGGTCACATGGTACCGCACGGGTCGCATGGTCAAATGGTATTGCTGTAGTTCTACTGTGGTTTTACTGcagtattgttgtagttctgctgtggttttactgcagtattgttgtagttctgcttcagtattgttgtagttctgctgTAGTTCTGCTAGTTCTACTGTGGTTATACtgcagcattgttgtagttctactgtgttttctgctgcagtattgttgtagttctactGTGGTTTTTACTGcagtattgttgtagttctgctgtggttttactgcagtattgttgtagttctgctgtagttctgctgcagtattgttgtagttctactgtggttttactgcagcattgttgtagttctgctgtagttctgctgcagtattgttgtagttctactgtggttttactgcagcattgttgtagttctgctgtggttttactgcagtattgttgtagttctgctgTAGTTCTCCTGcagtattgttgtagttctactgtggttttactgcagtattgttgtagttctgctgcagtattgttgtagttctgctgTGGTTTTACTGCAGTACTGTTGTAGTTCTGCTGTGGTTTTACTGCAGTACTGCTGTACTGCATTGCGTACTCACTGATCTCCAGCTGTCTCTGGATGCGGTCCTTGCAGCGGTCGCGGTACTTGGACTGCGTGGTGTTGTATTCAGTCATCACCTCCACAAACTTGCGTGACAGCGTCGAGTGCTGCGAGGGAGATGACACtttcagcagccaatcacagagcaggaTACGGCAGGGTCACCTGCAGACGTCGGTAAGGGTCACCTGTGTCTTGCGGATCCGGAGGTCCGCCGATGATCTGTTGAGACCCTCCTCCTGCTCGATGCTCTGCTCGATTGCTgcaagagcacacacacacacacacacgcacacacacgcacacgcacacacacacacacaggtaaacatctggtgtgtttttcctcctgtTTTTCTTGGTCGACATCAGAAATGATCCACAAGTGTACCTTTACCTGGACAACAAGAATAACAGTCGACCTgcagtgagtgagtgtgtgtgtgtgcgtgtgagagagagagagagagagagagagagaggacaataACACTTAGGCCTCCTGGGGTTTCTAATTATAGCATCTCTACCATTCACTGCAAAACCTATGgcgtggtgtgtgcgtgtgtgtgtgtgtgtgcgtgcgtgtgtgtgtgcgtgtgtctgtgtgtgtgtgtgtgtgtgtgtatgagtgtgcgtgtgtgtgtgtgtctgtgtgtgtgtgtgtgtgtgtgcgtgtgtgtgcgtgcgtgtgtgtgcgtgtgtgtgtgtgtgtgtgtgtgtgtgtgtgagtgtgcgtgtgtgtgtgcgtgtgtgtgtgcgtgtagtcaCACCTCTGGCTGTTCACATTAAAACAGTGATGTCCTTGAACCTTCAGCATCAAcctacattgtgtgtgtgtgtgtgtgcgtgcgtgtgcacgtgtgattTCACTCTGATAAAACAgtgtttctgtatattttcTTCTGTGGTTGAAGGTCACCTGGAACAGCTTAGTTTAAATAATGCAGCAAACATGGAGGATGGGCGGGGCTTATCCATTCGTGGCGTCTGTTTCTAAGGGGCGGGGCATTCTGTACAGCCAACACATCCAGGAATGGATCCGGACTCCCTGAAGTCTCCCAGCTGACCTTCACCTTTAGCCTGGAGGCTCATCCTCGCGGCTagtagctgctaatgctagtAGCTGCTAACCGTTGCTGACTCACTCATTGTGCCAGCCGAGCTCCTACCTTTTAATTTTGAGCGAACTTTATTGGCCGTCTTCTTGATGTCAGCTGTGAGGTCCTCCAACTCCTGCTTGGTCTCTGCAGAGGAAGACGTAGTCGTTATGTCTTGGTTGAACGTTTGTTGACATCAAACGTCTTTAAAAGACGCAAGCTAGCGTGTCCCAAAGGTTCGGGCGTGACGTCACGGCAACAGGTCGTCATCCGAGCGGGGACAAGCGACATCCGTCTGAGACACGCGGTTACTGTGGAGACAGGACGCTACTTCAGCCACCTGGTTTAAAccctgccctctagtggactgGAGGGTTCGTAGCATCAGAGGCTTCATTTGGGTTCTATTAAAAGAGAAGTCGATCTTTTTCAAGTTTCCTTAATCTGAAACTGAGACAGTCATCAGAGACGTTGGCATTTGATGTGTCCTCAGAAACAGTAACATCGAGTCATgactgtgtgtgcgcgtgtgtgtgtgtgtgcgtgtgtgtgtgtgtgtgtgtgagatggcTGCAGCACTACAGTCAGATTTACGAGTACTGCAGTGCCATTCAGCCGCTCGGTTCTACCTCTGACTCACCCTGTTCTCTCCGTTCGGCCGCCTGGCTTGATTCCACGAGCATCGATTAGCATATgatgaatctctctctctctctcactacaactcccatcatgcattatTCAGGCAGGAAAcactgaaatgcattttgtgaCGGCGCGAGACCGGGCTGACCCAGAaatgaggagagaagaagaaagaaagcgaCGCGTCGTCACCGGAGGGAGGAAGCGTGTCGCCTCCGCTTAGCGTGAAGAGACGCTTATCCGTCCCGTTCCGACGCCGGTCCGTGATATCGTCTCCCTTCCATCCCATAATAAACATGACGCAAACAAGAATCAGAAAGGTGTGTGTAAATAATTCCCACTCAAACATTCACGCTTTGACGTTTCTGCTCGAAGCGTGAATGTTTCAGAACGAAACGGATTTCTGTGTTTGGACATAAAGATGAGACACTCACATGAGCTCAGCGGCTAACATCGCGCTCAAGCAGGGGGGCGTGTTCGGGCGGCATgcaacggaggggggggggagggagggggggggggggatggaaaaGAAAACGAGATTCATCATGCAGCgacagaacagaaaacacaaacgtgCAGCGATGCTaatcaaacaggaagcggcgAAAAGCAGTCAAAGACCAGGAAGtgttctctgattggtcggaCACGGTAGCGTCGGCCACACGTTAACATGGGGGGCGTCTCACTTTCGTCGGGGTTGGGCGCCGCCAGGATGGCGCTGTGTTGCTTCTTCACCTGCTCCACGTCCTCCGACAGCTTCTCTATACATCCTCTGATCTCTTcaacctgaaacacacaggaagcacGCATCGCCACGGCGACGCCGTCACGGTCGGAGTGATGCTGCGACCAAAGCGGTTTAAACGTCGTGTAGCGTGGCGACGTTGATGCTAGTCAAACGTTAGCATTCATCAGCGGGCTAATGCACACAGCGAGCTGCAGGAGGCGGGGTCACAGGAGGCGGGGGTCACAGGAGGACGCTGGACATACGCCGACGTCCTGCCGGTTGCTCGTGGAAACGCACGAAGAGACGTCAGAGCGACTTCCCCTGGTCCAGCGAGAGATTCTGATCCGGGACGGTAGCGTCATCCGGCAGTCCCGTCAAGGACCCTAAAGGACATTTCAGACCAGAACTCGTCTCACCTGTTCAAAGAACTCGTCCATGAAGTGGTCCCTGTCCACCTGGACCACCTCCTCGTCATCGTCGCTGTCCTTAGCCTGCAGACGGACGGAGAGAGACAAGACGTCAGGGACAAACGTCTTTAACCGGCGACCGGGTCGCTGTCGGAGacggaaccagaaccacagaGGCAGAACTTCAGAGGCGTCCAACCAGAAGACGCTCCGTCAAGAACCAGAAGAGTTCTGGTCTGTGTATTGGTCCAGGTCGACACGGTCCTTCCTGATTTGttcaccacccccccccccccccgtcccccccccccgtcctcccccgtcctccccccgtcctcccccgtcctcccccgtcCTTCCCCATCCTCCTGCCGTCTTCCCCCGTcttccccccgtcctcccctgtcctccccccgtcctcccctgtcctcccctgtcctccccccgTTGTCCCCCATCCTCCCCCATCCTCCCGCcgtcctcccctgtcctccccccgTCCTTCCCCATCCTCCTGCCGTCTTCCCCCGTcttccccccgtcctcccctgtcctcccctgtcctccccccgtcctccccccgtcctcccctgtcctcccccGTCCTTCCCCATCCTCCTGCCGTCTTCCCCCGTcttccccccgtcctcccctgtcctcccctgtcctctcccccgtcctccccccgtcctcccccctcACACTGAGGGAAGAACACACCCACGCTAAACGCTGGAGGTGTCGGGTTAACAAACATGGCTTCTTCAAACTGTTCTTTACCAGCTGATCTCTATATTGATCTCTCTATTGGTGATCAGTGTGCCAGTCTCTCATTGGTTAAGCTGGAGGTTCTCTCTCCAGTCTGTTGTAATGAGCAACAACCGGTTAGCATTGGTGGCTGAACTtgtcctctgattggacggtGAGGAGCTGCAGACATTTTAGTTAGACCACAACAGCAAGGTCGTGGACCCCCTAAGAACCCATCGTGGAGGATCGCTGgtctctgacctttgacccctgaaGACCGAAGACAAGGGAAAATAGGTCAAATCTGAAAATGAGGAAGACGAAGCAGTACGGACcggtccctgaaggcatcacggCGCTGCCGTGGTTGACCTTCAGAGGACGACCCGATCAGGGAGGAGCTCATTTCATTCCACACGTCCAAACCTTCCTGCATTACCCACACTGCATTGCTACACCATGTGACCACGCCTTCACCATCAACAATAATGCTATGGAGCTGATTGATGATGCTGAATGACAACTGACagcacagcagccaatcagagccctcGCTACTatcgcagcagccaatcagagcctgcCACcatcacagcagccaatcagagccctcGCTACTatcacagcagccaatcagagctctcGCTACTatcgcagcagccaatcagagcctgccaccatcccagcagccaatcagagccctcGCTACTatcacagcagccaatcagagccctcGCTACTatcgcagcagccaatcagagcctgcCACcatcacagcagccaatcagagccctcGCTACTatcacagcagccaatcagagcctgcCACcatcacagcagccaatcagagccctcGCTACTatcacagcagccaatcagagccctcGCTACTatcgcagcagccaatcagagccatttaatctgaacatttaaaacctaaatgGTTTCAGAGATCTTTGTGTTTGAGagataaacaataataatagtaatcgTTAGCCTCTTAGCATAATTTTATAAAAATCTGTTCCTgcaggaggtcaaaggtcagatctGCCTCCAGTCCAGCAGGACCTTACAGTGTTGGAATATGTCAAATCTTTGCCACACTCACTCtggtctgtgattggctgttgctTTGATGATGTCAGCACACCAGTGATGACCTTCAGACGATCGCGACACTTACAGACATCAGTTCATGAATGTTTGATGCTCtgcaccacgccccccccccggtctgaaGGTTTCTGTCCAGGACGTCCAGGAACGTCCCCGACGTCTCATAAAATGACTTTTTGTTACACTCAGTCATCAAAAATGCGCTTTGACAGGTTTAAAAACGCGTCGTCCTGCAAACACTGTGTAAATAAAGTTTCCACATTGAATAGGTGAACGTGAGAACACAGATGTGCAAACGCGTGCTGATGATTCACGTGAGCGAGCCGACACGGAtgacctgcagctctgcagcgaGGGGAGTggtagagagagggagagagtgagacgGCGAGAGGGGGATGGGTGATgccagcgaggggggggggaggggggggggggggggggggggcgctgtaaAGATATGTCAACGTAACAACGAAACTGAGGATCTTCATCACAATCCTGGACGTCGGTCATTTCTTTTTGTCAGATAATCTCATGTTGGCTCATCCCGTG from Brachionichthys hirsutus isolate HB-005 chromosome 16, CSIRO-AGI_Bhir_v1, whole genome shotgun sequence includes these protein-coding regions:
- the LOC137905876 gene encoding syntaxin-1B, which encodes MKDRTAELRSAKDSDDDEEVVQVDRDHFMDEFFEQVEEIRGCIEKLSEDVEQVKKQHSAILAAPNPDEKTKQELEDLTADIKKTANKVRSKLKAIEQSIEQEEGLNRSSADLRIRKTQHSTLSRKFVEVMTEYNTTQSKYRDRCKDRIQRQLEITGRTTTNEELEDMLESGKLAIFTDDIKMDSQMTKQALNEIETRHTEIIKLENSIRELHDMFVDMAMLVESQGEMIDRIEYNVEHSVDYVERAVSDTKKAVKYQSQARKKKIMIIICCVVLGVVLASTIGGTLGF